From the genome of Thiovibrio frasassiensis:
TCAGCCCCTGGCGCGCTGGCATGTCTTGTTCAACCTCTCCTCCCTGCTCTACAACCGGGTCCTGGTCTCCACGGTTTTCCGGCTTTTGGGCCGCTATAATCAGGGGGTTGCCAACGCCCTCCAGCCGGAGCTGAGCGAACAAACCATCGTCTGTCCCACCCTGCCCGAACCCTTCGAGGGCTTCCGCATCCTGCTGCTCACCGACCTGCATCTCGACGGGTTATCGGGCCTGGTCGACCAGATTCTCTCCCGCCTTGCGGGACGGCGCTTCGACCTCTGCCTGATCGGCGGCGACATCCGCATGCACACTTACGGCCCCATCGCCCCGTGCCTCAGGGAGCTGCGCCGCCTTCTGCCGCATATCCGGGCAGAACACGGGATCTTCGGGGTGCTGGGCAACCATGACTGCATCGAGATGGTGCCGGATTTCGAGGAGGCGGGGATACTGATGCTGGTCAACGATGCGACCCGAATCGAACGGGAGGGCGAGTCCCTCTGGCTGGTGGGGATCGACGATCCCAACTACTACAAAACCCATGAACCGGCCAAGGCCTTCAGTACAGTGCCGCCCGGCGCCTGCGCCATTCTGCTCGCCCACTCGCCCGAGGCCTACCGGGAGGGGGCCCGCCAGCAAGCGGCTCTTTACCTTTGCGGCCACACCCACGGCGGCCAGATCTGCCTGCCTTCGGGAACACCCATTTACACCAACAGCCGCGCTCCCCGCTTCACCGCCAAGGGTCGCTGGCAATACCAAACCATGCAAGGCTTCACCAGCCGGGGGGTGGGTGCTTCCGGCGCGCCGCTGCGCTTCAACTGCCCCGGCGAGATCGCCGTGCTTACCCTGCACAGCCAAATCTTCAAAAAGGATACCCCATGAGCCCTCTCTACGCCCGACTCCGCTTCTTCCTGGCCGGTCTGTTCCTGATCATGATCTTCGGCACCGTGGGATTCATGCATACGGAAAACCTCTCCCTGAGTGATGCCTTCTATTTCAACATCGTCACCATCACCACCGTGGGCTACGGCGATATCCACCCGGTTACCCAGACGGGCAAGATGCTTGCCGTCCTCCTCATCCTCATGGGCACGGGCACCTTTCTCGGCGTGGTCGCCAACGCCACGGAGGTTATGCTCAGCCGCCACGAGAGCCAGGCCCGTCACCGAAAACTGCATCTGATCATCGGCGTCTATTTCAGCGAGGTGGGCACCAGGCTCCTTTCCCTCTGCGCCCAGGCGGACCCGCAACGCGAACAATTCTGTGCCGGCCTCGCCATCACCATCAATTGGAGCGACCAGCAATTTTTGCAGGCCACCAAGAAGCTGCGGGAGTGTACCTTTGAGGTGCAGCTCGAACGCATCGATCTTCCGGAACTGCAGGGGTTTCTTGCCGGACAGAGGCGGACGCTGGTGAACATGCTGGAAAATCCCATTCTCCTTGAGCACGAAAACTTCACCGAACACCTGCAGGCGGTGTTCCATCTCAACGAAGAACTCGGCTTCCGCCCCAACTTCGACCACCTCCCCCAAGCGGACAGCAAACACCTGACCGGCGACATCAACCGGGCCTACGGTTCCTTGGTGGGCCAATGGCTCAGCTACATGCTCTACCTCAAGCAGCACTATCCGTACCTCTACTCCCTGTCGGTGCGCACCAACCCCTTCAACCCGGAAGCCTCCGCCACCTTCTACGAATAAACGGCCCAGGAGAAACCCATGCCGGAAATCAGCATCGTCAATCGCGGGGTCAGCGTCAGCGTCAACCCTGCCTTCAGCCTGCTCAACAACTACCGGATGCAGAATATCCCCATCCAGACGCTCTGCGGCGGCAAGGCCATGTGCGGGCGCTGCCGGTTCCGGGTGATCGCGGGCGCTGCCCACTTGAGCCCGGTAAAGCCCGCGGAGATAGCCCGCCTCGGAGAGAGTTTGATCGCAGCGGGCTGGCGGCTTTCCTGCCAGAGCCATGCCCTGCGGGACGTGAGCATCGAACTGCCGGGCCTGGAAGAGGAGCTTGACGACCGCCCCCGATCCACAGCTTGATTCCACTGCAAAAACAACAACTTGCCATTTCAAAAAAGAGTCGGTATCCTGACGGCAAAGTTTGCGTACCGCAACCATTCCAGGACATGACACCATGCTCTCATGCTTTCGGCAAATACTGAGCCAACCCAGCATCGCCATTGATCTCGGCACGGCCAACACCAGAGTGTACGCCGGCCAGGGAGAAGACTTCCGCGAAGAGCCGTCCCTGATCCAGCACATCCGCCAGGATCAGGAAGTTCAAGCTCCGGACGACTACTTCTCCTACCTCAACCCCCAGTTCACATCCTCCCCGTTGCGCGGCGGGGTGATTGTTGATATCCACAGTGCTGTATCCCTGCTGAAACCCCTGCTGAAACGCACGCGCACCGGCCTGCGGCACCCGGTTTCCCTGACCTGCGCCCCCACCGACACCACGGAGCTTGAACGGAAACTGCTCACCAAGGCGGTCCGGGAAGCAGGCGCCGCCCAGGTGGCCATTATTCCGGAGGTCTGGGCCGCGGCCATCGGCGCGGGAATCGACGTGACCCTCCCCTCCGCCCAGATACTCATCGACATCGGCGAAGGCGTCACCGACATGGCCGTGATCCGCGACGGACAACTGGCCTTTGCCACCGCGACTCGCACGGCCTGCAGCGACCTGCAGAAAGCGATACGCTCCGCAATCATCTCCCGGCACAAGGTCTGCCCCGCCCACGCGGAGACCGAACGATTGACCCACGAAATTGCCGCCTTGCCGCAGGGCAACAACTTGCCCGGCCGGAATATCCCGGTGCTGGGGATGGATATCATCCGCCGCCGGGAGGTGAGCATCGCCGTATACAACCGGGAGATCCTCGACGCCATGGCTCCGGTGCTGGCAAAAATCCTCAAGATGATCGAAACAGGGCTCAAAAAACTTCCGGAAAACATCTCTTGCGAGGTCGTGGAGTCCGGCATCTGTCTCACCGGGGGCGGCAGCTGTATCCTGGGGATGGACAGGCTGATCGGGGAACACACCGGCCTTGAGGTGCGGATTGCGCCGGACCCGATGCACTCGGTGATCAACGGGGCGATCCAGACCCTGGAGTACTGGAAGGGAAAAGAAAACTGGTGGGAGAATATCGCCTGGCCCTGCATCCCGGCATAAGGCGCGAAAATGGCGCCGGAAGCGCTGCATCAATAAGCCGGAGGGCAGAACTACCAGGCGCTAGCGGATCTCAATGGCGCTGACCGGGCATGAGACCACGGCCTCTTCGCAATCGCAGGTATGGCACTGATCCGGCCCGATCACCCACGATTTATCATCCCGCAATTCAAAAACCGCCGGGCACAACTCCGCGCACACCCCGCACCCGATACACAGATCCTGATCCACTGTTGGCGCTGCCATGATTCTCTCCTTGTTATGGTGCGAGCCGAACTATTTCCCCTGATCCCGGAACCCCTCGCGGATCACGCTAAACTTGCCAGAGACCGTATCGAGATCATAAATATTGAAGTTGGTCCGCATGTCGAGCCCCTCGTAATGCACGGCAAAATTAAGCGAGGCCGAGCCTTCCGGACCGCTGACGATGCGGTGAAACACATAACGGGGCCAGACCAGCATGGCGGGTTCGTCAAGGAGCACCTTGCCGCCTTGCAGGATCTGGTGGGGGGTGACGGTGAAGCTCTCCATCCCGTAGGCCTGCAGATAGATGTCCACCTCGCGCGTGCCGTAGAGAACGATGAGGTTGTCGGCCTGATGGGGATGCATGTACCAGGGCCTTACCACCTCGCCCACCGGCCCGGGGGAAACCGCGCTCTTGTCGTGCAGCACCCGGTCGATCGCATCGATCCGGGGCAGGCAGGACATGGGCACGTTGTCGAACAAAACCCCCGGGGTGCGGCGCAGCATCTTCAGGGGGATGATGCGGTAAAAATCCTCCACTTCCTTAAAAATCTCGCAATCAGCCATGGGCTTTCTCCTTTGTAATCTTTTGCTCTCCCCGAAACTCCCGGATGCCCCACCAAAAAGCCGGGGATGGACTTTTTCAAGATCCCTGCTATATTGTGACAGTTTTTGCGGCTTACGGCAAGAGAACCTCACACCGGGGCCAACCATAACAATCACCGCTTTACCCGAGGAAAACAGCATGGAGAAAAAAAGCGGCGCAGGTCTCACCCGGATTCGCAACGCCTTCGGCTGGTCCATGGCAGGACTCGCCGCCACCTTGAAGCACGAAAAGGCCTTTCAGCAGGAGCTTGGACTCTGCCTTGTCCTGGCGCCCTTCGGGCTCTGGCTTGGCGAGACCGGCGTCGAAAAAGGACTGCTGCTCGGCACCCTCTTTCTGGTGCTGATCGTCGAAATCCTCAACAGCGCCATCGAGGCGGTGGTGGACCGTTTCGGCGGCGAACACCACGCCCTGTCCGGACGGGCCAAGGACATGGGCTCGGCCGCCGTATTTCTCGCCCTGGCCAACGTGGGGGTGGTCTGGATTCTGGTCCTTTTTTTCTAGCCGCGGCAGAAGATCCTCCCTGGCAACACCCTCTGCCTCTTGACAACGCTCCGCCGGTCGGGAATAATCCCCCTCTTCCGTTGCCGCATATTGTCTTGTTTTTACGATATTAGATACAGGTAGCCCCATGAACAACGCGCCCATCCGCCCCGCCGACTGTTTCAAACAGTATACCCTGGACCAGGACAAGGTCTGCTCCCCGATGGAGACGGTGAACCGCTTCAAGGCGCGGCTTGTCGAGGTACAACTGGACATCCTCAAAGAGGTGCGCCGCATCGACAACGGCCGCTTGGATATCCCGGTTTATTTCAGCGTCTGCGGCAAGGATGCCCAGGCGGTGATCGGCAACAAGAAACAGATGGGCAAGGGCAGCTCGCCGGAGCAGTCCCAGGCCAGCGCCTGCATGGAACTGGCCGAACGCTTCAGCTTTTTTTCCTTCAAGCAGAATGAAGAAAATTTCATCACCGACACCTACGCCAATCTCAAACAATCCGGCCAGCCGCTGCTCCCCCTGGTGCGCCTCCTGCTCTCGGTCCATGACGAGCATACCGACATCGCCACCCTGGAGCGGCTCATCGAGGATATCCCCATCCAGTGGACCTGGGCTACCAATCTGGGCAGCGGCGAGGTGCTGCTGGTGCCCTTCAGCTGGTTTTACGCGATCAACGAGTTCAACGGACCCTCTGCGGGCAACACCTTTGAGGAGGCGATCCTTCAGGGGATCAGCGAACTGGTGGAGCGGCATGTCTGCTCCCTGGTCAACCACCACCACCTCGCCACCCCGGCCATCGACCCGGCCACCGTCACCGATCCGGTGGCCCGCGAGCTGCTCGACAAATTCAGCAAGAACAACATCGAGCTCTACCTCAACGACTTCACCCTGGACACCGGCATCCCTACGGTGGCGGCCCTGGCCATCGACCGCTCCACCTTCCCGGCCAGCAGCGAGATCGTCTATACCGCCGGCACCACCCCGGACCCGGAAAAGGCCCTGATCCGGGCGATCACCGAGGTGGCGCAACTGGCCGGGGATTTCAACTCCCAGGCCAATTACGTGGCCAGCGGTCTGCCCAAGCCCCTCTCCATGGACGAGGTGCGCTACCTCACCGATGTGGAAGCGGCCATCTCCATCCACGACATGCCTACGCTTGCCGACAACAACATGCGGGTCGAGATCGAGCGCTGCCTGGCGGCCCTCTCCCGCATCGGCCTTGAGGTGCTGGTGATCAATACCATGCACGACAAGCTGCAGGTGCCGGCGATCTACTCCATCATCCCCGGCTGCCATTTCCGGGAACGTTCCCGGATCAACAATGTGGGCCTCTTTGCCGCCAAACTGGTGACCGAGCGGATTGCGGATCTCGACCAACAGCTGGCCCAGCTCCTCAAGATGCAGCAATACCTGCCGGACGCCTATTTCCTCGAATACTATCTCGGCAAGAACATGCAGGCCCAGGGAGACCTCGCTACGGCGGTATCCCATCTGGAACGGGCGCTGACCCTGAACCCGGAGGAGGAGGATGTCCCCTATATCTATTCCCATCTGGGCGACTGCCTGAAGGATCTGGGAGAGTATGACCGGGCCATCGCTGCCCTGCACAAGGGGAGAGAATACGACGACGAACGGCCGGACCTCCACAACCTGCTGGGTTTCTGCTATTTCAAACGGAATGAATACGAGACGGCCATCAGCCATTTCCACCGGGCGGTGGAGCTGAACCCGGCCTCGGCCATCGACTACGCCAACCTGGGGGTCAACCACCGCAGACTCGGCAGCAACGACGAGGCCAGGCGCTATTTTGAGCTGGCCCTGGATCTGGACCCGTCCATCGAGTTTGCACGGACCCATCTGGCGGAATTAAGCACGGGTAATTGACGGGGATTCAACAAAATAGAGGCTTAAATTGGTATGTTCATTTCTTTGCTTGCCCAAAGAAACGAACCAGCAGCGTAGCGGCGAAGAAAAGGCCCCCTGTGTCCCTTGTCCCGCCTTTGGCGGGAGGCCCTATGCTCCTCAAAGCTGCCGGGATGTTGCAAACTCGGCTTACGCCTCAAACAGTGCAACCTCCCTTTTCGGCAGCTTTTCCGGTGCTCGGCTGCGTGCCAATGGGATTTCCCCCCATTTGTCCTGCCGAGCCTCGCAGACGGGGGCGGAAAAAGACGCTAAAACTGTTTGAGGGCAAAGCCCGAGTTTTTTAGCGTCCCGCCTTCGTCGAGAAGTGAGGGAAGCCCGCAGGGCCAGGACTGGCTGGGGTGCCTTTTTCTTGTTTCTTCTTTTGGGCACGCAAAAGAAGAAAAAACCACACTCTCACTCCGCATACATCGCCGCCATCGCCGCCATATACCCCCCACCCTTCTCCTTGCAAATAAAAAACTCCGGCAACACCGCCAAACCCTCCCCCCCATCCTTCTCCGCCTCCACCAACACCAACCCAGCCTTCGCGCCGGGATAGGGACACACCCGCTGCAATCGCTGCGGCGTCA
Proteins encoded in this window:
- a CDS encoding YcaO-like family protein, with protein sequence MNNAPIRPADCFKQYTLDQDKVCSPMETVNRFKARLVEVQLDILKEVRRIDNGRLDIPVYFSVCGKDAQAVIGNKKQMGKGSSPEQSQASACMELAERFSFFSFKQNEENFITDTYANLKQSGQPLLPLVRLLLSVHDEHTDIATLERLIEDIPIQWTWATNLGSGEVLLVPFSWFYAINEFNGPSAGNTFEEAILQGISELVERHVCSLVNHHHLATPAIDPATVTDPVARELLDKFSKNNIELYLNDFTLDTGIPTVAALAIDRSTFPASSEIVYTAGTTPDPEKALIRAITEVAQLAGDFNSQANYVASGLPKPLSMDEVRYLTDVEAAISIHDMPTLADNNMRVEIERCLAALSRIGLEVLVINTMHDKLQVPAIYSIIPGCHFRERSRINNVGLFAAKLVTERIADLDQQLAQLLKMQQYLPDAYFLEYYLGKNMQAQGDLATAVSHLERALTLNPEEEDVPYIYSHLGDCLKDLGEYDRAIAALHKGREYDDERPDLHNLLGFCYFKRNEYETAISHFHRAVELNPASAIDYANLGVNHRRLGSNDEARRYFELALDLDPSIEFARTHLAELSTGN
- a CDS encoding 2Fe-2S iron-sulfur cluster-binding protein; translation: MPEISIVNRGVSVSVNPAFSLLNNYRMQNIPIQTLCGGKAMCGRCRFRVIAGAAHLSPVKPAEIARLGESLIAAGWRLSCQSHALRDVSIELPGLEEELDDRPRSTA
- a CDS encoding ferredoxin, translated to MAAPTVDQDLCIGCGVCAELCPAVFELRDDKSWVIGPDQCHTCDCEEAVVSCPVSAIEIR
- a CDS encoding rod shape-determining protein, with amino-acid sequence MLSCFRQILSQPSIAIDLGTANTRVYAGQGEDFREEPSLIQHIRQDQEVQAPDDYFSYLNPQFTSSPLRGGVIVDIHSAVSLLKPLLKRTRTGLRHPVSLTCAPTDTTELERKLLTKAVREAGAAQVAIIPEVWAAAIGAGIDVTLPSAQILIDIGEGVTDMAVIRDGQLAFATATRTACSDLQKAIRSAIISRHKVCPAHAETERLTHEIAALPQGNNLPGRNIPVLGMDIIRRREVSIAVYNREILDAMAPVLAKILKMIETGLKKLPENISCEVVESGICLTGGGSCILGMDRLIGEHTGLEVRIAPDPMHSVINGAIQTLEYWKGKENWWENIAWPCIPA
- a CDS encoding CDP-archaeol synthase, translated to MTDAITILFFLFWGNLLPPLASLALGDRLARPLDHGATWFDNKPLFGPHKTIRGILASLLGGTLFFPLLGVSWQVAAVAASLLMTGDLLSSFIKRRLNLTSGESVFVLDQIFEAGLPALYLGNHLEAPLWQPILALAIFVPVAHGGARFWKYVLFKPPMENYPRFVRSTVRLREWRSCHQPLARWHVLFNLSSLLYNRVLVSTVFRLLGRYNQGVANALQPELSEQTIVCPTLPEPFEGFRILLLTDLHLDGLSGLVDQILSRLAGRRFDLCLIGGDIRMHTYGPIAPCLRELRRLLPHIRAEHGIFGVLGNHDCIEMVPDFEEAGILMLVNDATRIEREGESLWLVGIDDPNYYKTHEPAKAFSTVPPGACAILLAHSPEAYREGARQQAALYLCGHTHGGQICLPSGTPIYTNSRAPRFTAKGRWQYQTMQGFTSRGVGASGAPLRFNCPGEIAVLTLHSQIFKKDTP
- a CDS encoding potassium channel family protein is translated as MSPLYARLRFFLAGLFLIMIFGTVGFMHTENLSLSDAFYFNIVTITTVGYGDIHPVTQTGKMLAVLLILMGTGTFLGVVANATEVMLSRHESQARHRKLHLIIGVYFSEVGTRLLSLCAQADPQREQFCAGLAITINWSDQQFLQATKKLRECTFEVQLERIDLPELQGFLAGQRRTLVNMLENPILLEHENFTEHLQAVFHLNEELGFRPNFDHLPQADSKHLTGDINRAYGSLVGQWLSYMLYLKQHYPYLYSLSVRTNPFNPEASATFYE
- a CDS encoding diacylglycerol kinase, translated to MEKKSGAGLTRIRNAFGWSMAGLAATLKHEKAFQQELGLCLVLAPFGLWLGETGVEKGLLLGTLFLVLIVEILNSAIEAVVDRFGGEHHALSGRAKDMGSAAVFLALANVGVVWILVLFF